The following is a genomic window from Paenibacillus sp. FSL R5-0766.
GTGTCGGTGAGATGAAGAAAACGTTCATTTAGGTGAAGAACAGGCCTTCATCGTTCCGTGTTCTTGTGTGTTGGTTTCATCAGATGAAACGTAATTTCATAATCATAACTTTAGTTTTAAGTATACCGTTTTCACCTCCGTACGTAAAGGTCTTTTTGCCTGATCAAGCAAGCTTTTGGACCGATGAAGGCGTTTACGTGAAGCGAGCAGGAATAAGATATCTTGTGTACCTGTATTTGCTGAATTTCGGATCTCCCTCCTGAGCCGTGTACATACAACCGAAGACCCTTTCATATGAATAGTAGGAGTTTATATACGCAATGAAATATTCCAGACAGAACTCATGCCAAAGGGGGACATAGGCTTGGAACGGGAATGGAAGAGTGCCTTATATACTTACGTGAACCAGTACAATCGCTGTGAGATCGACTACCGTCCACAGACCAGCGAACGGATCGTTACCGATCCTGACTTCGTGGTGGAACGGGGAGAGCGTATGGCAAGGCTGGACGAATGGTATCGTAAGCGGCGCGCCGTGCCTCTTCGCAGCGAGACCAGCGCCAAGCTTGTACGCACGCTTATGGATGGCCAGGAAGAAGCAGTGGTGGATGTACAATTGTACAGCAGACTGTTCTACGAGAAGAGCGGGATCACCCACCGGGAGGACCGGATTGAGCGGGAGCGGTTAACCTTTCTGCGGCAGAGTGGTGGATGGATCATTGGACGGGTCGAGCGAGAAGTGCCGGAGCGTCGCCCTGCTGGGGAAGGACGTCCGTTTCAACAAGCTGATTTTGTACAGGCGATGAATCGGCCGCTGCTGAATCGGGAAGTGCTGGGTCAAGGAAGAAGCTCACGGCAACAGTCATATCGCAGAGATCTGGCGGTTGCCTATGCAGATCGATGGTGGAATGCGGGGAATCCGGCATTTGAGGAATTTGATGTGGATTGTACCAATTACGTGTCCCAATGTCTCTTTGCAGGGGGCGCACCCATCCACTATACTGGTAGAAGAGAAGCCGGCTGGTGGTATAAAGGATATGTGAACGGCTCCGAAATGTGGAGTTACAGTTGGGCAGTTTCCAACAGTCTGGAGCGTTATTTGTCAGGCAGCAGCTGGGGTCTGACCGCGACAGAAGTAGAGCGTCCTGAGCAGCTGATGCTCGGCGATGTTATTCTCTACGATTGGGATGGAGATGGACGATTTCAGCACAGCACCGTTGTGACCGCGTTTGATGCGGGCGGCATGCCGCTTGTTAACGCACATACGGTTAGCAGCCGTCACCGATTTTGGGATTACCGGGATTCTTACGCTTGGACGGAGCGGACGGTATACCGGCTTTTTCATATTGCAGATGAGTTTTGATGACGAAAGATTTTCGGGATGCGGTGACGCAGACATCCAGTTCCGTGTAAAATAAGACCAGATAATGCAAGCAGAATAACAAGGGTGCTGAGCATGCAAACATGACAGCATCAGGCACAGATAATCGGAGGGTACACATGAGTATGGATAAATTAAAAGTAGGCGTCGTGTACGGCGGAAAATCGGGCGAGCATGAGGTGTCGCTGCAAACGGCGTTTGCTGTAACAAACGCATTTGATTATGAAAAGTATGAACTGGTTCCTTTTTATATCTCCAAGCAGGGGACGTGGAAAAAAGGACCTGTCATGCATGCGCCGTTCGCGCAGATTGAAGACTTGAAGCTGGAGCAATCGGCAGGCGGAACGCAGGATGCGCTGAACGCCCTGTTTGGCCGTTTGTATGGCGGAGCAGAAGCGCTGGACGTGATGTTCCCTCTGCTGCATGGTACGTTTGGAGAGGATGGCACCATTCAGGGCATGTTTGAGATGGCGGATATGCCATATGTAGGTGCAGGTGTACTGGCTTCGGCTGGCGGCATGGACAAAGTGGTCATGAAAAAGCTGTTTGCACAGGCCGGCATTGACCAATGTGCTTTTACGTATTTTAACGCGACACAATGGAAGCAGACAGAGCACGAAATGATCGTGCAGGTCGAAGATCAGCTGGGGTATCCATGTTTTATCAAACCGGCGAATCTGGGCTCCAGTGTAGGCATCTCCAAAGCACGTAACCGCGATGAGCTGAAGACAGCTGTCGAGTTCGCACTTCGGTATGATACGAAGGTTGTCATTGAGGAGTTCGTTGAAGCCCGCGAAGTTGAGGTCAGTGTCCTCGGCAATGACGAGCCCATGGCTTCCGTTCCAGGTGAGATCGTATCCTCCGGTGAGTATTATGACTATGCAGCTAAGTATATTGATGGTCAATCACAGATGCTGATTCCAGCTCCACTGGACCCAGAGGCCGCAGATCGCATTCGCGAGGCAGCTTTGCAGGCGTT
Proteins encoded in this region:
- a CDS encoding amidase domain-containing protein: MGLEREWKSALYTYVNQYNRCEIDYRPQTSERIVTDPDFVVERGERMARLDEWYRKRRAVPLRSETSAKLVRTLMDGQEEAVVDVQLYSRLFYEKSGITHREDRIERERLTFLRQSGGWIIGRVEREVPERRPAGEGRPFQQADFVQAMNRPLLNREVLGQGRSSRQQSYRRDLAVAYADRWWNAGNPAFEEFDVDCTNYVSQCLFAGGAPIHYTGRREAGWWYKGYVNGSEMWSYSWAVSNSLERYLSGSSWGLTATEVERPEQLMLGDVILYDWDGDGRFQHSTVVTAFDAGGMPLVNAHTVSSRHRFWDYRDSYAWTERTVYRLFHIADEF
- a CDS encoding D-alanine--D-alanine ligase, whose amino-acid sequence is MSMDKLKVGVVYGGKSGEHEVSLQTAFAVTNAFDYEKYELVPFYISKQGTWKKGPVMHAPFAQIEDLKLEQSAGGTQDALNALFGRLYGGAEALDVMFPLLHGTFGEDGTIQGMFEMADMPYVGAGVLASAGGMDKVVMKKLFAQAGIDQCAFTYFNATQWKQTEHEMIVQVEDQLGYPCFIKPANLGSSVGISKARNRDELKTAVEFALRYDTKVVIEEFVEAREVEVSVLGNDEPMASVPGEIVSSGEYYDYAAKYIDGQSQMLIPAPLDPEAADRIREAALQAFRAIEGNGISRADFFIRKNDGALLINEVNTMPGFTPYSMYPLLWRETGVSYAELLDRMIELALERYNRKQALNYENGVQA